The sequence CAAACTTTCCCACAAACATCAATAAACTTTCATTTACCCTCATTATTGCAGGGAACACTGGTACACATTTACTATTTATAGCCTCTGCGATTTTTACAACTATTTACTTGCAGAGTTTATCTCCTTCCTGGTTTACAGCAACAGACAAAACCATAAAAACGTTCAACACCGTAAAGCATGAGACGGGATGTTGACCAAGCGAGCAAAACACACGTCCATCACGGTGTAAAATTGGAAGCAGAGGAAGTGATGCATCAGCAATCTCGTCAATAAAACATCACGTGGCGAGTCGGACGAATTCATCAGAGCGCGTTTCCCcaaatgaagaagaagaatgtcAACAAACAACAACGCTGCGCTTCTCACCGGGCTCACAGCGCTCAAAGCCCTGCCAGTCTGCCAGCTTCTTGTCGAGCATTCGTCCCAGGACGGAGGGCAGCAGCAGGACGGGCCTGCAGATGGGCGGGTAGTGGGGGGTGACCAGCGTGTAGGGCATGAGGGTTACGCAACATTTGGATGGAGACGGAGCATCTACGGTTAAAAGAGTAGATATAAGTATAACCTTCCAAACACCGTTAATGCAACATCAGATGAAAGGGTGCATTTTACTGACCCGACTCGGTGCTCTTGGTCTTTTCTTCCTCGACGCTGACCCAAAGCGGGTTCCTTCCCTGTCGCCCCGTGCTGACAATCCTCACGGCCTTATCTCTGTTCTGGGCGACTTCACGTCCATCCTGGTGAAAGGAAGAAACATTCCAGAAATGACTCAACACGCTGAGGTGGGGTCAGCTCAGAGGGTGGTTGTCTTCAGGGTTATTTCTTACCTTTTGACGCTTTTTTGTTTGGAAGTTCATATCTTCGATAGCTCGAATCAGGAGTCGCTGCGCCCTGTGACGAAAGaacatttaattttttcaaaatttaaGTTGACGGATTTAAACTGTTCGTGCTCCACCACTTGCTCCACCAGTGCACGGACCTGTAATAATTAGGCACGGTTCCACCCTtcaggtccagcagctgacagggGTGAACTTGGCTGGCGTGCCACAGGTCTTCGGTGCTGGCAGGTCTTGTGTTTGTAATGTGAAGAATGTCGTTGCAGGTCACAGCTAAGGTTCCACCGGAGCCGGCAGGGATGGATAAATTGACACGGACGTAGAAGGAATCTCCGGACAACGTCTCGCTGTtctccagctgctgcagcagcgcCTCGTAGTCTGAAGAGGCAGAGCAGGACATTAAATCCACTGCAGCACCTCTGTAAATAATTCATTGTGCAGACACAGTCCGGATCATGTTAAAAAACTCTGCTTCTAGTCGTTCTACCTTTTTATCATTTATAAAATTGACCTGCCCCCATCCAACAAGCAACAACTTATCCCTACATCCCTAAAATATCTGATGAAGGCATTAAATAGACTGTAGAGAACTTAATGTACTCGACTATCCAGTTTGTGGACAAAATGCCTGACAGCTTGTGTGGCGACAGATCTCCAAAACCTTCAGTCTCGCccctttaaacaaaaaaaaaaaactatgattCCATTTTTTATGTTCAAGAAAACGATTTTGATTAATATTCTTAAAACTCCGAAAGTTCCTTTTGCCCAGATTAACACATGGTGTGATGCAAGACAAAGACAGGCTCCTAAATACAGCCGCTTGATCCTCATCATGTTATTGTCATTTCCTCATGTGACAGCTGCCTCACGTGGCAGCTGCTAATCCCTTTAATCTCAAGACAAACAATCATCTTCCTGAAGACTTCGGATGAAACCAGAAACTCTTGTTTTCAGCTAAAAACAGAAGCCCAATCCCAATCCGTCCCCCTTAACCCTACCTTGATACACCTTGATGAACACTATTCTCATCCCTTAACACCTTATCCTAAATGGAGGAGTAGGCAACCACTCTTACATGACTATACTCTTGCCTGTGTTCATGTACATGTTCACAGTAAATAGTTTGGAAAACACGAGAGGAATGTAACTGGGTGGATAATAAAGCAAGCACAGAAACCAATTTTAGCTTCAAGGCTAAAGAAACAAAAACGTAACATCTTCTCTAAAATTGTTTAGAAACTGTCTTTAACGTGACCTACGTTTAGGTTTAAGCTAAAAGTTTGCAGTGTAAATGCTGGGACGTACCATCTTGCCTGGGCCGGAGGGAGAGGTGACAGAAACCCGAGACCTGGCTAAGAGCCCACATAGCTTCCTCCAAAGTGGAGTCCTCCAGCACCATCCTCAGGGCCCTCTGGTTCTGTTCGTACTTTACCTGCAGAGCAGCAGCGTGATGAGAAACGCCTTCACAAACAGGCAGAATAAGCAACCGTTTTGGCCCAGTTTCATTTACCTCTACAATCTGCGCCCCGGGGCTGATCCCGACGTTACGGGCAGCACTGCCTTCCGTCACCTTGTGCACAAACACTCCGGTTTTGTTTCCCCCGACGACTGTCAGCTGACTGAGCAGCGCCTCGCCCTGGAAGGAGATACTGAGAACACGGCCATTGAGACGGATTGCTTTTGGACGAGAACGCACCAGGAATGGAGGCGCTGAGGTTCTCAGGAGGCTGGTGAGACAAGAAAAGAAGACGAGGAAGTGATTGAATTGTTCCTGCAACTGTTTtacagtttttatttaaaaaatgtttatattgAGCCTGAATACACTTCCAGTGGGGCGTTAGACCAGATGGAGAGGAATTACCAAAAAAAGGTGGGATGCTGTatgaaatgtaaatgaaaacagaaactctgcctctctaaggtgctctttatATCCCCAATCACGCCACTGACCTGCAGCTAATTAACCTGATTATATTTTTAGTACCACTTACTCTTTTGCTgctcctgtcccaacttttttgagacgtgttgctgccataAAATCAAGATGAGCTCTAATGTTTTTCATGAAATTGCCAGATGTCTCACTTCCAACATCTGTTATGTTTCCTGTGTTCTGTCGACATAAAAATACTGGTTCACGAGATGTTcaaatcactgcattctgtttttatttacagcaGTGTTGGTATTTTGCCTTTAGCGGTGATGCTTGTTAACATGTGGGCCGGTTACCTTTGTATTTCACTAACATTCAGCACTGCTGTGCCTAATTACATTCCCCCAGAGGTGCTTAATCGAGCTGGAATTTTGCATTTGTTTGCTAACCTTTCCTtccttgtttgttgtttttctgtctgcacTGATCTGGAGCTGCATGTTTCTTATCAGCTGGAACCGACCTAACCAACCTGTTCCACGTCTACgtgttttggtttttattttcctcttttgaTTACCCTCACGTCAGCTGATTCCGGCAGATGGCCACTTGCTCCCGAGTTTGGTTCTGATAGAAGTTTTTTCTCTCCAAGGGCTTAAAGACATGAAATTTTTTTCCTCCACGTAAAGCTACCCGAGCTGACTGTTTGTTGGAAACTGGCcccatttaaatgaaaatataattCAAGTTGAATTCAATCCAACACAATAAATCGTTTCAGGAAATCAGTGTCCCACAGACATCAGCTGATTCCTCAGTCAGATCAGTTGTTCTACTCCACTGAATTTGATGAATTTTTAGGATAAATATAAAGACTGCTATGAGCTCTGTTTATGTGACATGACCTTGGACACCTTTAAAATATCTTTGTAAAGCCTTTTGAGGCTCCAACTTATCTATGAGAACTTCGATGCATGTCCTTAAGGGATCTCAatgaatcaaaacaaaaaaaatctgaataaatCAGGCTTTGATATGAGAGAGAAAGATACTTTTAACATGAGTATAGTGTTGATTTGATGGAGTATTCCTTTAGATGAATAAGTCAGCATTTTGGCATCAGTAGTTGTTTCATTTTGTAGTCCAGTTTGTTGGACTATTAAAAATATATGCTGCTCACTGGCAGTGCTTTTTATATATTCTATTAAATACGTCAGTGCATGGTTTGTGGGTATGTTGAGATCAATTTACCGGCAGTTTATTGTTGGTTTTAACTCCTGAATTTCCACCATTTCTATTGATCAACTTGTACTTTGACATCATTTCTTTTTAACTGATTAAAATGCTTGTTAACAGTACACAAGAGTCCTGCTTACCCGTAAGAGCCGGAGCCGCTCACGGAGACAAGCCTGGCTGTCTTCCTGTCTTCGCTCCCCACTAAACAAAAAGAGACTGTGTGATGATTTGGCATCAGGGTTGTTTCCCAGGAAATAATATGCCGGTGTTAATGTGTCACTTTACAGTCCTGGCAAGGATCCAGTATTAAACAATAAGTGATGAAAGCCCTTCCAAACACCAGCAACACACTCACTGCAGGTAGACTTAATACATACCATCAGGAAGGAACACAAAGTCATCTATAGAGTCAGTATCTGCAGTTTCCAAACTAtgacagaagaaagaaaaagattgaCATCAACTCTCCTGCGCGCACACATTTTGATGGCAAATAATTATGTGCATTTAAGTGCTTTTCATGGGAAAGTGAATGTGAAGGGTGAGATTAGATTGCTCTACAACACAGGCCGGTTTGCAGGGAAGTAATAATTGTAGCCTTTTGATGACGAAGCTGAATCGTCTGTCAGTGCCTTGAACACAGAGGCACAAATTGTTCCAAGACTTGAGACATTTGAGTCGTTACGAAAAACCTATGAAGCTAATGTCTACTTCATGGCACATTTCTGTGCTCTTTAATTTACTCTTGATTCCATTTGAGTGACGCGACACGCCCCTCTTGTTCCTGTAAGTCTACACTTCACCTGAAACTCGTTTTACAACAACAGAAAGGAATGCAGAGACAACCCTCGATTCCATCCGTTCTGCTTTAAAAATGCTGCGTCTAACCGCCCTTAAATAAGGAAacgcagacacacctgctgtcTGCGTTTAATACTTCCTCCCTCCTGCGCAGAGACTCTGGACTGGGCGGCTGAGCGTTTCTGGACCGGACGCTGCTCGCCACGGGATCTTCACTCTACACTCGCACACACAGCAAAGTGAAACCGGTGAATAACAGTGAGATAAAAATAACAGAACAGATGTGTTGGAGCAACACAGGCCATCACCAACCAGACTGTTGAACAAATGCAGATGTTACAGAAGTCCTGGAAGTATGAGGTCAAGCATGAGCTATTTAACTTCAAAGAGTCTCTCAATATCAAACCAGGATACAGCTGATGAAGCACATTTTGCAAAGTCACTCACCTCTGAATTGCAGGAACTAAATGAGATGGGGTTAAGCGCATCCATGCGGCAAAGTCTGCGTCTGCCAGGGAGGGGGATCTCTTCACAGCTGGACCCCAGGTTCTCCCAGCTGACCTCCTTCTCCTTTTACCAAAACACGAAAGACAgacatttttggtatttttttctgCATGTATTGCGTTTATATGTGTGCTGAAAGGTGCTTAAAAAGTACATCAGAGCTGTGTTGCTGTTCTCTGGGGCTGGGTTTGGCCTGAAGGCTGAACACCGACTCCTGGAGCTCCACCAGTTGGCTCCTCAGGGTGTCCTTCTCAGCCAGGATGCGGGCAATCATGGCCTGGGCTTCATCTCTGGATAGGTATGCCTTAAAGTAAAGGAAGAAGTTTAATTCCTCTAACACAGATACAGTACGTTGACACACAGGTAGCACCCGTAGGCAGGGGGACTCTGACACAGTTAAGACAGATTCACAACTCATGGAAAATGCATCGTCATGACAACTACAATGGTTAAACTTGTTATGCAGCCCCTGTCACTTGACACATATACATGCTCATTTGAGTCTGACATCGTTCGAAAGAGCGATATCATTGTAGGTGAAAGCAGGTGGCAAATTTGCAGCTGTTCACATTCATGTGAACAATGGAACAATAGATAATGGAAACTTCCCTGGCATGTAACCGATGACTGAGGGGATACCTCAGATTAACACGTGCTTAATACATGTGTCTGAACATGGATTCAATATACTGTAAActggtgcccaggtcctgtggctgtagaacaagcccagatcatcagccctccaccaccgtgcttgacagctggtatgaggtgtttgtgctgatatgctgtgtttggtttcctccaaacgtgctgctgtgcattatgagcaaacatctccactttggtctggtctgtccaaaggacattgttccagaagtcttgtggtttgttcagatgcagctttgcaaacctaagctgtgctgccatgttctttttagagagaagaggctttctcctgcagcccttccaaacaagccatacttgttcagtctttttctaattgtgctgtcatgaactttaacctttaacatgctaactgaggcctgtagagtctgagatgtagctcttgggtttttcaaAGTTTCTCTTCTGATGATACATTAATCTGtacattgatcagcagcacatGGCGGCTACTTACCTTCCtaattcctgtggaagcagtaagggttcACTTAGCTTTAGTTTGTCTTGTGTCTTGTGTTGTTGTTGAGattgtattttctttattttgtataTTCTTTATTATGTCTGGATATGTTAAACCTTTGAATTTAAGGACGGTGTACTTTCGTTTTCACAAGACCGTGTGTATAACATGATGTGTTTGAGCTCTCATCTTCATTTATAAGAGCAACATGTTGTTTCTCCAACATGATGCACATTGTGGACGTTCTGGCTGATTCTCTTTCAGAAAGCAGGCTTTTTTAAACATAAGGTGCACCAATACCGTTGCTTTCATCCTCACACTTATCgataataaaaacacaaatccaGGGTGCCTCACAAAGGAAAGTATCTACACACGTACAGACACAACAGGAAGTCACAGGAAACAAGTGGAAGGAGGGCTGGTTGATAATTGATAGGTTCTATGACTAAACTGATGATAAGTAACATTTAAACAGGAAGATAAATGATGGTCGATCATTTCCAAGTGATCCGTGAAAGGAAACACACCGCTTAGAATTAATATTTACCAAAGATGCACAGACTGAGTgatataaatatgtatttatCAGCTCCTGACCTGGTCTCTCTCTGCCTGCAGCTCTCTGCTCTGGCTCTGGATCATAGTGCACTTCTGCTGGTGCATTTTACAGTCCAGTGTCAGCTGCTGCACCTGAAGGCTCAGGCACTCCTTCTGATCCAAGAGCTGAAAAATGAACAGACATTACTCCAATGTGTTTCATGCCTACACTATCAATTTACAAGATGTGCTAAGAAAGCCACAGAATGAGCTACTTCTTCATTAGAGGCTTCGCTCTGGTTGAAGACTTTTGCACATCATGTTAGATGTTTGGCTGAATGTGCACGTTGTTTCCTAAACCATAATGACTGCTAATCTGAAACACAAGCACACATACcccttgtttgtctctgagaaGCTTTTCATTCTCTTCTCGGTAGCACCTGAGTTGCTCTGCAAGCTGCACCTGACTGTCTATGGCCTCCGCCAGGTCCTGGGCCAGGATGTCCCGACGAGCCTGACGGGGCAAGCAAATGAGACACAACATGAAGATTTGAGCAGCTACTTTCACTGAACAATATCGGGGAAAACGTTAAAGCTTCTTCTTACTGGGTCCAGTTTTTCTGCCTTCGCCAGCTGGCAGCGCAGACTCCTGACTTCCTCCTGCAAGTGCGGGGTCTCGGGAGCAGAAACGCATCTGATGGAGCGCTGCTTTTGGAAGTCATTCTCCATCTGAACACTCTGAAGCTCAGTCTGCAGCTGGTACACCTGTCCCCACAAGACAAACAATGCTGATCGGGCTGCACCGATGATGTTCAGTCTCAGTTCTTTTGATAAGCAagttaaaaaggtttatgttcATATCACCAAAAAGTTCTGGCTGTGCTTGTGTTTCTGACACAACGGACCAAAAGTATTTCTATTTCTAATTCTACTATTGCTCCTACAGAAGATAAACAGGATTTTCAGCCCTACTTTTGAGAAATTCACACAAGAATCTCACTGCTTTGATGCAAATTactgcttttaaaatgtttgtgttACTACTTTGGGCTCATTCTATGATAAATGCAGCTCATAAAGTCTCTGTAGaagaaattaaaagtctaaTTGTTATCATTCCACACACTGAGGAATATGGTAGAATAATACAAGTAACACGTCCACAAAGATTAAAAACAAGGGGATTTTACACAGGAAGACACATTTACAGTTTGGGGAAGCACTTCTGCATAAGTAGTTCTCAGTCTGTGTGACTTCCAACAACCAATCACAGGAGAGCAGCCCTCTGGCTGATGAAATATCTCATCGTTAATATCAAAGCGCTGCAGTCCACAGTTTCTAGGCACATattaacatgttaacatgtgACCATTTGAGTTGGATCTCTGGTCCTGCTGACGTGATGGCCTTAAAGGGTCTTAAAGGATGACTTATTTGAAGTTGGTTTGTGTGAAGTACTTATGAGCAGCCATCCCTGCATTACACAGCGATCAGATCAGGAggagctaagctaacagctactcagaACTGAGCCACAGCGGAGTCAAACTCGTGTCCTCTAAAAtttatcaaatttcaaacatttcACAGCATGACTCCCTACATTGGGAATTTTTACAGGGTGCCACTTCTACATCAGACAGATACTTATACTGACTTTTTACTATTGAATATTATGCTGAAGAACATCTGTGTGTCTTCGTACTTCAGTAACATCATTTCCACAAAAATATCCTTTAAATAGAAAAGAAGCTGACGCACACAGAGTATCCTCATATCTTACCATGTGGTTAAAATCCACAAATATTTTCTGTTACAAACTTTTCAGCTAAATCATCCAAAATACATACGAATGGCTAAATAAATACGTTTATATGATAAGAAATGTTTCTAAAATCAAATAACTAAATAATTCATGCTGAAATGATTGAATAGAATGtgaaattaatacatttttctgctttgatTTTTAACTGCATGCATTTGAGCTTGTGTTAATGTTGCTATTTTTCTACTTTTCTAATTTGAATATAtcacattttttctttgtttaattgtttttcCTGTATTCACTTctgtatttttttccattgacaTCACATTTAACCATTTATTCCTTCTAAATGATTAATTTATTCCTTCTATTTTGATTTTATCATtgaatttgttttattcataGATTTATTTGTCTATCTGTCATTTCCCTTTTGCATTATCTCCCCCATTTATTTCCCCAAGCCCATCTAAtttccttgttttctttttatatttcttgTCTCTTTTCCCCTTGTGTCATGGAATATGCAAAGGGAGAAGCACAGAGATGTAAAAGCATCTataaacaaatacataaaaatttGAAAATGCCCGGttagttaaaaacaaaaacagatatcaatcattttgaaaaataaatacatcaatACGATGTCAAGGAATCTAATATAGAAATAAA is a genomic window of Odontesthes bonariensis isolate fOdoBon6 chromosome 4, fOdoBon6.hap1, whole genome shotgun sequence containing:
- the card14 gene encoding caspase recruitment domain-containing protein 14, translated to MAGECVPEGPDPKEMGEEELWDLINDNRHRISLGVRPCILIPYLRQARVLTEMDEDEILSCHSLTNRCMRTSHMLDMLRTQGRNGAIALLESLMIHYPTLYTQVTGRKPSTEPSRFSGLIKYSELTEYLIRAVTGMQNELKEARGEAGRMSARCASLESELGQMMEQEEKSRSLQSDNERMQRHLCSLQREVTKLKDEKCDLYIRYTAAIEEKSAMNERLHDQNLQVYQLQTELQSVQMENDFQKQRSIRCVSAPETPHLQEEVRSLRCQLAKAEKLDPARRDILAQDLAEAIDSQVQLAEQLRCYREENEKLLRDKQGLLDQKECLSLQVQQLTLDCKMHQQKCTMIQSQSRELQAERDQAYLSRDEAQAMIARILAEKDTLRSQLVELQESVFSLQAKPSPREQQHSSDEKEVSWENLGSSCEEIPLPGRRRLCRMDALNPISFSSCNSESEDPVASSVRSRNAQPPSPESLRRREEVLNADSSLETADTDSIDDFVFLPDVGSEDRKTARLVSVSGSGSYGLLRTSAPPFLVRSRPKAIRLNGRVLSISFQGEALLSQLTVVGGNKTGVFVHKVTEGSAARNVGISPGAQIVEVKYEQNQRALRMVLEDSTLEEAMWALSQVSGFCHLSLRPRQDDYEALLQQLENSETLSGDSFYVRVNLSIPAGSGGTLAVTCNDILHITNTRPASTEDLWHASQVHPCQLLDLKGGTVPNYYRAQRLLIRAIEDMNFQTKKRQKDGREVAQNRDKAVRIVSTGRQGRNPLWVSVEEEKTKSTESDAPSPSKCCVTLMPYTLVTPHYPPICRPVLLLPSVLGRMLDKKLADWQGFERCEPEVLSSSEHAARLQRSEILEECEPGGNTCYTVQSVEKVMKKGIHCVLPLGPDCVRRLHRFKIFPIIVFIGQSARSARKLRSKLQRHGQSEEQLLACSRSEEPLLDKLPCLYNSMSPDSWCDQTSLLTSLRTTIWEEQKKIVWVEPDLW